Below is a window of Lacibacter sp. H407 DNA.
CCAGGTGGCGATCGGTTGATAACAGATACCATGCTGTTACCCGTTGTAACCACTAATTTCATAGAGATCGATTCGTCTTATATTGCAAAAGGCGATCAACATATTTTGGGTTATATCAACGACCCGATGTTTGGTACCACAACCGCAGCGATGTATTTCCAAATGCTGCCTACCTTGTACCCATTCAGTTTTCCGGTAGCCAAAGACAGTTTATTTCTTGATTCCTGTGTATTATCACTTGCTTTTTCGGGTGGTTATGGTGACACGAATGCAGTATCGAAAGTGAATGTTTACAAGATCACTGATCCTACATTTAAATCATCCACTTTATACAGGTTAACACAAGCCCCTAATTTTTCAACGGCTGATTTTCTTGGATCTGCAGCGGTTACAATTCCGGATATCAGAAGAGGATACAGAGCCGATTACAAACCTGATACGATCTTTAATCAACTGCGTATTCGCTTAGATGATGCGTTTGGCCGTTTGTTGCTCGATCAGGATAATATCAATGGCGCCTTTAAGAACGACACCACATTTAAGAATTTCCTGAATGGATTTGCAGTAGTTCCCGACTCCACAAGCAGCGGAAATGTGATCAACTACTTTGTATTAAACAGTGAAACTTCACGTATCAATTTATACTACCGTTTAAAAACGAGAGAAGGAAAGGATACCAATACAGTTGCCCGTTTCACGTTTGTAGCTGATACAATACGCAGTGCGAATGCCAATAAAGTTTACCGGAATTATGCAGGCAGCACGGCGCAACCAATTCTTACAGCCAACCAGCCTTCGAGTTTGGTGTATGTACAGAGTGGCCCCGGCACAGCAGTTCGGATATCAGTTCCCGGATTAGATACGCTTGGCAATAAACCTTACATCATTCACCGTGCGGAATTGGTTGCCCAACAGGTGTACCAAGGCCCATTGAGTATTGAAAACATATTTGTTCCTCCGTTTCTCCATATGTTCAGCTACAATGCATCGAATGGCGTAGAACCGATTCCGTTTGACCAGCAATATTATTATGCCAATTCGTTCTCATTGAATTTGCGCAGTGATACACTCTACACTATCGATAACAGTTATACAGGCGGTGGTACCAATTTTATTCGTGACGCATCCAACAATCTGATCACAGAATATAGGATGAACATGACCAGTTATTTACAGAACATTGTAAATGGACGGGCAACCCGGAGAGACTTCAAACTTTCAGCACCTTATTTTGCTGATTTTACCGGGAGAAAATCAAGCACAGTCTACATTAACCCGCTGGCTTATGGCCGGGTTCAGTTAGGTGGCGGCTCGCATCCAACTCAAAAAATGTATGTGCGTATCTATTACTCCAAGCAATAAGTTTTGAATTGTTTCACAGCTTATCTTTGCGCCTTTCCGAGCTAAAACAACGGAACATCTAAACTCATTATTTATGTCTTATTTATTTACATCTGAATCAGTTTCTGAAGGACATCCTGATAAAGTTGCAGACCAGATCAGTGATGCATTAATCGACAATTTTCTTGCGTTCGACTCTCAAAGTAAAGTAGCTTGTGAAACACTTGTTACTACCGGACAGGTTGTATTGGCAGGTGAGGTAAAGTCTAAAGCTTATCTTGATGTACAGGAAATTGCCCGTGGTGTAATTAAGAAGATCGGCTATACAAAAAGCGAGTACATGTTCGAAGCAAATTCATGTGGTGTGTTGAGTGCCATTCATGAACAAAGCTCCGACATTAACCAAGGTGTTGACCGTAAGAAAAAAGAAGAGCAAGGCGCCGGCGACCAAGGGATGATGTTTGGTTATGCAACCAACGAAACAGAGCATTACATGCCATTGGCATTGGATCTTGCACATAATCTGTTGATCGAATTAGCAGCTATCCGTCGTGAGAAGAATTCAAAAATGCCTTACCTGCGTCCTGATGCAAAGAGCCAGGTAACATTGGAATATGATGATAACAACCAACCGGTTCGTATCGATGCGATCGTTATCTCTACACAGCATGATGATTTTGATGCTGAAGCAAAAATGCTTGCCAAGATCAAATCGGATGTGATCAACATCCTGATCCCACGTATCAAATCAAAATATAAGAAATACGCTAAGTTGTTCAACAGCGATATTAAATACCACATCAACCCAACAGGTAAGTTCGTAATTGGCGGACCTCATGGTGATACTGGTTTAACCGGTCGTAAGATCATTGTTGATACCTATGGCGGAAAAGGTGCTCATGGTGGCGGTGCATTCAGCGGTAAAGATCCTTCTAAAGTAGATCGTTCAGCTGCTTATGCTACCCGTCATATTGCAAAAAACTTGGTTGCTGCCGGTTTGTGTAGCGAAGTGTTGGTACAGGTTTCTTACGCAATTGGTGTTGCTAAACCAACTTCAATTAACGTAAATACTTACGGTACTGCAAAGGTTGATTTGAGCGATGGCGCAATTGCAAAGATCGTAGAAGGTATCTTCGATATGCGTCCTTACTTCATTGAGCAACGTTTGAAATTACGTAACCCGATCTACAGCGAAACTGCTGCTTACGGTCACATGGGTCGTGTACCTGAAGTGGTTGAAAAAACGTTCAAGAGCCCCGATGGTAAAGTGAAGAAAGTAAAAGTGGAACTGTTTACCTGGGAAAAATTAGATTATGTATCGAAAGTGAAAAAGGCTTTCGGTTTAAAATAACCCACTACAAACCATCAATGTAGTAAACCCATAAGCTGAAAAGCTTGTGGGTTTCTTTTTTATGTTTCTTCAGGTTATATTTTTTTGGCATACTTAAACATTTGATATCTCAGCAGGATAGAGCCGAATACTTGCTACCGGCTGTTTAGTACCAAATAATGCTTTTTTAATGCGGTTTTGGAATGATGACTGGGGTTGCGATTCTTAAATATCTGTCGTATTTTGTTAGTGACCTTCCACATTTAGTAAACCCAATTTTATCAGTATGGCATTAGATCTTTCTTTGCAGGTTGATATAATTGATGCAAAAGATTTATCAACTGAAGATTTCAATAAAAAATACTTTATTCCCCAAAAGCCGTTATTGATCAAGGGTCTTGCAAAGGAGCAGCCTGCAGGCAATAAATGGACAATCGACTTTTTCAAAGAAAAATGTGGCGATAATATTATTGAAGTGTTTGACAACAGGAATAAAGCGCACGAAAAATCAACCAGCTATTCCGGTGATGTAAAAATGAAACTGATTGATTTTCTGAACATAATTGAGAAAGATGAGTACAGTCCTTACAGAATGTTTGTCTTTGATCTCTATAAGCTATGCCCTTGGTTAAAAGATGATTTCTCATGTCCAAGGATCTTTAAAGGTTTATTAGATAAACTCGGTTTCTTTTTCATGGGAGGAAAAGATACCGAAGTAAGACTTCATTTTGATGTAGACTACAATAACGTTTTACTCACGCAATTTTATGGTAAAAAAAAGATAGTTCTGATCGAACCTAAATATTCAGCTTTGCTATACAAACTACCATTTAATACTCACTCCAACGTAAACCTCGACCATCCGGACTATGAGAAACACGAAGGGCTTGCTTATGTAAAAGGTTATACCATTTTACAGGAAGAAGGCGATAGTCTTTTTATGCCTGCCAGATATTGGCATTACAATGTTTATAAAAGTGGCGGCATTGCAGTAAGCTATCGGAAATTACATCACAATCCACTTAAAAATATATCCGGCATCATCAGCATGGGTATACTAATGCCCATTGACAAATTGCTGACCAAAACTTTCAACGACGGTTGGTTTGATTATAAAACAAGAGTAGCAAATAAAAATGCAGTAAGAGCTATTGAAAAATTCAAAACACAGACTTTACAATAGAAACCATATTTCCTATTATCAAAAATTAAGGCATTGACTATGGATGATCTTTATGCATGGAAACCAGAATTTACAAGTCCTGTTTTTGCGATCCTTTGTGTTACGATATTTTTTTCTGTTTATTGGTTTCTTTCAATCAATAAAAACATCAAGCTATCTTTTCTAACCGAATCACCAAATGAACAACGCTGGATCAACTATGTGTTATTTCAAAAACTGGCCGGCGCCTTCCTTTTTGGGATCATACCAGGTGTTTTGACATTGATGTTTACGCCGTATTCGCTATATGAACTTGGCGTACAATTAGGAGATATAAACGTGTCTTTGATTTATACGGCTGTAATGACTCCTTTGATAATTATTATGAATTTCTTTGCTGCAAGGAAACCTGAAAGCCTCGAAACATACCCACAGATGCGCATTGCAACCTGGACAAAGAAAAGATTTCTGATAAATGCGTTAGGATGGGGGGCTTACCTCTTTGCTTACGAATTTTTGTTCAGAGGTATTTTGCTCATTATGTGTTACAACGCTTTTGGTTTTTGGCCGGCTGTCGCTATCAATATTGCTTTATATTGTTGCACTCACATACCTAAAGGGATGAATGAAACAATTGGCGCTTTTCCGTATGGCATTCTACTTTGCTATATTACCATTGCTACAAACAGTCTTTTTGTATCTTTTTTCACGCATTGGATCATGTCTCTTTCAAGCGATTTCTTTTCTGTAAAGTATAATCCGAAAATGAAATTTGTATGAGCGAAAGCGTTGCGGGCAAAATTGTAATTATTACCGGCTCTTCTATGGGAATAGGCAAAGCCCTTGCTATTTGGTTGGGCAAGTGTGGTGCAAAAATTATTATCAATGCACGTAATGAAACACGCCTTAAAGAAGCTGAAGCGGAATTGAAAGCTTTACAAATAGAAGTTTACTCGTTTGCCGGAGACATCACACAAGTACCAATAGCCGAAGCTCTTATTCAGTTTGCATTAAAGCAATTTGGAGTGATAGATATTTTAGTCAACAATGCAGGTACATCCATGCGGGGAAGAATAGAATCGGTATCAGCAGATGTTTTGAAACGTATTTATGAGATCAATACCATTGCGCCGATCATGCTTACTCAAATGGCCATCCCGTACATAAAAAAACAAAAAGGAAGTATTGTTTTTATTTCAAGCCTTGCCGGGTTAAAAGGCTTACCATTTATATCCATTTACTGCTCTGCAAAAATGGGGCTTACCGCAATTGCAGATGCTTTGCGAATAGAGCATCGGGAAGATAAAATTCATGTGGGGCTGGTATATGTAGGAATTACAGCAGTAGAAAACGGCAAAACAACCATAGGGCCAAATGGTGAATTTATTCCGCTGGATGAAAGAAAGGGATGGCATGTTGCCAGCCTTGAACATGTTGCAAAAAAAATAGCCCAAAACATTGTGTCACGGAAAAACAAAACTATCATCGGCTTGTCTGGAAAAATCTATTACACGCTGGTTCGTTTATTCCCAACCTTAGCAGACTTGCTAACACGAAAAACGTACAAAAAACAAAAACAGCTCTACAGTTAAATTATTCGTCTTGTAGAATTTCTTTTTATTGTTTCTTTACACTGTGAAACAATTCCGACAAAAACAACAACGTCCCAAAAAATCTTCCTTAGTAGTTGGTCGTATTCCTATACTGGAAGCCTTGCAGGAAGGAAAGCAACTCGATCGTATTTACATGCAGAATAACCAGCATGGCGATGTAGCAGAGGAGATCCTGAAGCTTGCGTTTAAACAGCAGGTGCCGGTGAATAAAGTGCCTGTTGAAAAACTAAACAGCTTTAACGTAGGCGATCATCAGGGATTTATTGCACAACTTTCGAAGATCCGTTATCAGGATTTACAACAAGTGATTGATTGGGTTGTAGAGAAAGGTGATGTGCCAATGTTTGTTATCCTTGATGGAGTAACTGATATCCGGAATATTGGGGGCATCGCCCGTACTGCTTTATGCTGTGGTGCACAAGCCCTCATCATTCCCGATAAAGGAGTAGGGGCATTGAACGAAGATGCCATTCTTGCGAGCGCAGGCGCATTGGAATTAATTGCTGTTTGCAGAGTAAACAGTTTAATGAAAGCCGTGGATGATCTGCACCTGAATGGCATTCGTGTGTTTGCGAGTGAAATGACAGCGGCAAAAAATATTTATGATTGCGATTTTAAAGAACCTTGTGCCATTGTAATGGGAGGCGAAGAGAAAGGCGTTTTTCCCGGCTTGATGAAGATATGTGATGAAACTTTCAAAATCCCGATGAAAGGAGATTTTGAAAGTTTGAATGTAGGTATAGCAACGGCCATGATCTTGTACGAAGCAATGAAGCAACGAGGTTAATTTTCTTATGGTTGAAAAAAATGAATACTATCTTCTTCATATCGCTGTAGATTGTATAAGATGCGGATTATTACTCATCCAGTCAAAGCATTCTTTGATAGCCGTTTCAACCGATGTTTGCGGCATATCCAGTTCTTCAACTGCTTCTTTACTGCTGATGTAAAGTTTATCACAAGCTATTTTTGAGGTTGGGTATGTTATGATCGGTTTTTTACCGAACAATTCTCCTCGCATACTTCCAATCAATCCTACGAATTTGATAATATTGTCAGGTACTTTATAAGGAGGTGCAGACACACCAATGACGGTTGTTACTTTTTCAAAAAAATCCTGATAAGTAAGGTTTTCGTTGCCGGTTACATAATATTTCCCGGTGCGTCCCATTTCAATACTGTTAGCAATAGCCGTTGCAACATCTCTTACATGAACAAAATTGCGGCCACCCCCCGTGTAAAATTTCAACTTTCGTTTTGCCAATGCAAGAATCAGTTTTCCGGAACTTGGCAATGAATCATATGGTCCAATCATAAAGGTGGGCAAAATGGCCAATGCCGGTAATCCTTCTTGCTTCGCTTCATTCAGTACAAGTTGCAAAGCAATATACTTTGAATCAATATAATCCAGTCCGTATTTTGCGCCAGTAAAAGGTAGTTTATACTTTTTATACTGGTCGGTACCCGGTGCGTTAAGTGAACTACCTGAACCAACATAGATAAGTCGTTTTAAATTAAATTTTTTCACGGCACTTACTACATTTCTGGTTCCTTCAATATTTACCTCCCAGATTTTCTTAGAACGTGAAGGCCAGTAGTCGGTTATTGCTGCAGCATGTATCACAACGTCGTATTCCTGCACGGCTGCTTCGAGTGATTCTTTATCGAGTACATCACCAAAATGTTTTTTTATCGGCAAGTCTGTCAATGTTTTTGTGTACGACCTTGTTTGAATAAAAACACCAACGGAATAGCCACGATGAAGTAATAAACGAACAAGGTTACTTCCAAGCAAACCTGTTGCACCGGTAATAAGTATTCGCATAAAATGTAGATTTTGGGTGATACATAACGAGGGTTGACTATAAACTTTCTTTGTATTCTTGTGTTGAGTTTAAAAATCGATCTGATAACTGAGTATCGGAACAATACCTGATTGCTGTTTAAATGTCCATTGATTGGTTGTAGGATCATACCTTCTGCTTAGCCCGTCAACATTTTCCTGCGCAAATAAATTCTGCACATCCAACGCCAGTTGCCAACTGATGTTCTTTTTATCTTTCCGCAACGAAATACGTCCATCGCTGCGCCAGTAGGGACGGACAAACTCTGTGAACGGCCTTGATTCATCCAACAATGGTTGTCTTGTACTTCCATTTTGCACAGCAGCAAGAGGAGAGAGGGGCACACCTCCATTGTAGAGCATCTTCCAACCAACCTGCAACACTTTATTCTTTTTTAATCTCCATTCTTTTGTGCCCACCCACGATGCACTTGTACGTGAATTAAATCTGGTATTATAGGATTTTCCATCCAACGGAATAAATTTTGAATCAAACACAGAGAATGATGCGATCATGAACAAACCTTTCGAAAAGAATTTTTCCAACGATACATCAACACCTGTGTTGGTTCCTTTTCCTTTACTCACCAAGGCTTCATTGGCATAACCTTCCATTTCATTCAGTATCCAGTATGTCCGGTTCACATTGTCAACAACAGGTATCTGGAATAATTGCTGACGATAGGCTTCTACATGAAAGCGCCATCTTTTTCCAAGTAATTGATCAAATGCCAGAATGTAGTGATGTGATCGCATCATCTTCAGGTCCTTGTTTGGGAATGACGTACCTGACTGATAAAAATAGGAGCCCAGTGGCAACAGTTTACTATGCAGGCCATAGGCTGCAGTAAGATTTGTTTTTGCAGAGAATCGATATTGCATTGAAAGCCGGGGGTCAACAACAAACTGTTTATTCAATGCAAAGTACATGGTGTGTACACCGGGGTTGATCAAAATACGGCTGTTGGGTTTTATTCCAAACTGCAAGTATGGTTGCAGCAACCAGCTATTTCCTTCACCCATGATCACATTCGGCTTAAACGAATTGTTTGAATAATTCCATTCTCCTTTATTAAACTTATAATCCAGCAGACTTGCATACATACCTGCTTTAAAATTTACAACGGTATTTACTTTGTGATTGAATGAAACAGTTGCTGAAACCCGGTTGTTATTATACAACTCATCATTTACTTTCGTTGCCACACGTTGTTTGGTAAGTGTATCATCCACCCACTTGATCTGCTGACCCATTACGGCTATGGATGTTTTGACAAACGATTTTGTATTGAGCTTGATCGTTTGTGCAATACCAAACGCACCCATCAATGTACTGTTTTGGTACACTGCATAATCATCATACTGCTTCCAATCAGCAGTATCTTCTACCGCAAGAAAATTTTCTTTACTGTAACCACCGATTCCCCAGATATTTGTTTGCACCGTATTCTTCTTATTGTTGAAAGCAAGGTTGAACGAAATATCCTGAAACTTATTCCGCTCACGTTCATCAACGAGATTTATACCAAAGGCATTTAAGATATCAAGAAATGAATAGCGATAATTTACCAGGTAGGAGCTTCTACCTTTTTGAATAGGCCCTTCAGTTGAAAACTCCAATCCGATCATCCCGGCTTTAAAGGTGTGTTCTGCTTTTTGCTGGTTGCCTTTGCGGAAGTGTACATCAAATGCACCGCTTAATACATCACCATATTCAGCCGCCAATGCACCAGAATAAAAATCTGAATTATCCAATACACTTAAACTGAAAATCGTAATACCACCGCCGCTGCTGCCTCTTCGGGCAAAGTGATTCGGATTAGGAATATCCAGTCCTTCCAATCGCCAGTTCATACCAACGGGGTTGTTACCACGAATGATAATATCGTTGCGGCTGTCTCTGCTTGGCTGTACACCCGGGAACGTCATCGCCATACGACCCGGATCATTGGCACTTGCCGGAATGCGTTGTGTTTCTTCGGCGGAGAAGGAACGTCCGCTGACCAATGCATATTTATTGACCGGTTGTTTCGGATTGCGGGTACCCGTAACCGTTATCTGCCCCAGGCTTTTCTTTTCTTCTACTAAAGTGATCTGCAAATCAGTTTCTTTCGCCGAATTCAGAATAAAATAATCAGATACGTAGGTTTGAAAGCCGACATAACTTACCTGTACACGTTGCCGTCCAACAGGAATAGATGGCAGTACAAAATACCCGGCAGTATCCGTGATGCCTGAAAATGCGGTGCCTTCAACCGTAACTGTAGCTGCCTTAACAGGTGATTGTGATTCAGCATCTACTACACGGCCACG
It encodes the following:
- a CDS encoding TonB-dependent receptor, producing MRLQHLFLLSILYFKAEVKAQVQTPTQTIRGRVVDAESQSPVKAATVTVEGTAFSGITDTAGYFVLPSIPVGRQRVQVSYVGFQTYVSDYFILNSAKETDLQITLVEEKKSLGQITVTGTRNPKQPVNKYALVSGRSFSAEETQRIPASANDPGRMAMTFPGVQPSRDSRNDIIIRGNNPVGMNWRLEGLDIPNPNHFARRGSSGGGITIFSLSVLDNSDFYSGALAAEYGDVLSGAFDVHFRKGNQQKAEHTFKAGMIGLEFSTEGPIQKGRSSYLVNYRYSFLDILNAFGINLVDERERNKFQDISFNLAFNNKKNTVQTNIWGIGGYSKENFLAVEDTADWKQYDDYAVYQNSTLMGAFGIAQTIKLNTKSFVKTSIAVMGQQIKWVDDTLTKQRVATKVNDELYNNNRVSATVSFNHKVNTVVNFKAGMYASLLDYKFNKGEWNYSNNSFKPNVIMGEGNSWLLQPYLQFGIKPNSRILINPGVHTMYFALNKQFVVDPRLSMQYRFSAKTNLTAAYGLHSKLLPLGSYFYQSGTSFPNKDLKMMRSHHYILAFDQLLGKRWRFHVEAYRQQLFQIPVVDNVNRTYWILNEMEGYANEALVSKGKGTNTGVDVSLEKFFSKGLFMIASFSVFDSKFIPLDGKSYNTRFNSRTSASWVGTKEWRLKKNKVLQVGWKMLYNGGVPLSPLAAVQNGSTRQPLLDESRPFTEFVRPYWRSDGRISLRKDKKNISWQLALDVQNLFAQENVDGLSRRYDPTTNQWTFKQQSGIVPILSYQIDF
- a CDS encoding cupin-like domain-containing protein, whose amino-acid sequence is MALDLSLQVDIIDAKDLSTEDFNKKYFIPQKPLLIKGLAKEQPAGNKWTIDFFKEKCGDNIIEVFDNRNKAHEKSTSYSGDVKMKLIDFLNIIEKDEYSPYRMFVFDLYKLCPWLKDDFSCPRIFKGLLDKLGFFFMGGKDTEVRLHFDVDYNNVLLTQFYGKKKIVLIEPKYSALLYKLPFNTHSNVNLDHPDYEKHEGLAYVKGYTILQEEGDSLFMPARYWHYNVYKSGGIAVSYRKLHHNPLKNISGIISMGILMPIDKLLTKTFNDGWFDYKTRVANKNAVRAIEKFKTQTLQ
- a CDS encoding CPBP family intramembrane glutamic endopeptidase; amino-acid sequence: MDDLYAWKPEFTSPVFAILCVTIFFSVYWFLSINKNIKLSFLTESPNEQRWINYVLFQKLAGAFLFGIIPGVLTLMFTPYSLYELGVQLGDINVSLIYTAVMTPLIIIMNFFAARKPESLETYPQMRIATWTKKRFLINALGWGAYLFAYEFLFRGILLIMCYNAFGFWPAVAINIALYCCTHIPKGMNETIGAFPYGILLCYITIATNSLFVSFFTHWIMSLSSDFFSVKYNPKMKFV
- a CDS encoding DUF4270 family protein, with the protein product MNFLTPEMRRRSSFLFIPLFIVILISSCTKLERTTLGGDLLPGGDRLITDTMLLPVVTTNFIEIDSSYIAKGDQHILGYINDPMFGTTTAAMYFQMLPTLYPFSFPVAKDSLFLDSCVLSLAFSGGYGDTNAVSKVNVYKITDPTFKSSTLYRLTQAPNFSTADFLGSAAVTIPDIRRGYRADYKPDTIFNQLRIRLDDAFGRLLLDQDNINGAFKNDTTFKNFLNGFAVVPDSTSSGNVINYFVLNSETSRINLYYRLKTREGKDTNTVARFTFVADTIRSANANKVYRNYAGSTAQPILTANQPSSLVYVQSGPGTAVRISVPGLDTLGNKPYIIHRAELVAQQVYQGPLSIENIFVPPFLHMFSYNASNGVEPIPFDQQYYYANSFSLNLRSDTLYTIDNSYTGGGTNFIRDASNNLITEYRMNMTSYLQNIVNGRATRRDFKLSAPYFADFTGRKSSTVYINPLAYGRVQLGGGSHPTQKMYVRIYYSKQ
- a CDS encoding SDR family NAD(P)-dependent oxidoreductase; its protein translation is MSESVAGKIVIITGSSMGIGKALAIWLGKCGAKIIINARNETRLKEAEAELKALQIEVYSFAGDITQVPIAEALIQFALKQFGVIDILVNNAGTSMRGRIESVSADVLKRIYEINTIAPIMLTQMAIPYIKKQKGSIVFISSLAGLKGLPFISIYCSAKMGLTAIADALRIEHREDKIHVGLVYVGITAVENGKTTIGPNGEFIPLDERKGWHVASLEHVAKKIAQNIVSRKNKTIIGLSGKIYYTLVRLFPTLADLLTRKTYKKQKQLYS
- the rlmB gene encoding 23S rRNA (guanosine(2251)-2'-O)-methyltransferase RlmB, which encodes MKQFRQKQQRPKKSSLVVGRIPILEALQEGKQLDRIYMQNNQHGDVAEEILKLAFKQQVPVNKVPVEKLNSFNVGDHQGFIAQLSKIRYQDLQQVIDWVVEKGDVPMFVILDGVTDIRNIGGIARTALCCGAQALIIPDKGVGALNEDAILASAGALELIAVCRVNSLMKAVDDLHLNGIRVFASEMTAAKNIYDCDFKEPCAIVMGGEEKGVFPGLMKICDETFKIPMKGDFESLNVGIATAMILYEAMKQRG
- a CDS encoding NAD-dependent epimerase/dehydratase family protein, which gives rise to MRILITGATGLLGSNLVRLLLHRGYSVGVFIQTRSYTKTLTDLPIKKHFGDVLDKESLEAAVQEYDVVIHAAAITDYWPSRSKKIWEVNIEGTRNVVSAVKKFNLKRLIYVGSGSSLNAPGTDQYKKYKLPFTGAKYGLDYIDSKYIALQLVLNEAKQEGLPALAILPTFMIGPYDSLPSSGKLILALAKRKLKFYTGGGRNFVHVRDVATAIANSIEMGRTGKYYVTGNENLTYQDFFEKVTTVIGVSAPPYKVPDNIIKFVGLIGSMRGELFGKKPIITYPTSKIACDKLYISSKEAVEELDMPQTSVETAIKECFDWMSNNPHLIQSTAI
- the metK gene encoding methionine adenosyltransferase — encoded protein: MSYLFTSESVSEGHPDKVADQISDALIDNFLAFDSQSKVACETLVTTGQVVLAGEVKSKAYLDVQEIARGVIKKIGYTKSEYMFEANSCGVLSAIHEQSSDINQGVDRKKKEEQGAGDQGMMFGYATNETEHYMPLALDLAHNLLIELAAIRREKNSKMPYLRPDAKSQVTLEYDDNNQPVRIDAIVISTQHDDFDAEAKMLAKIKSDVINILIPRIKSKYKKYAKLFNSDIKYHINPTGKFVIGGPHGDTGLTGRKIIVDTYGGKGAHGGGAFSGKDPSKVDRSAAYATRHIAKNLVAAGLCSEVLVQVSYAIGVAKPTSINVNTYGTAKVDLSDGAIAKIVEGIFDMRPYFIEQRLKLRNPIYSETAAYGHMGRVPEVVEKTFKSPDGKVKKVKVELFTWEKLDYVSKVKKAFGLK